In Myxococcales bacterium, the genomic window CGCTGGATGTCTTCGCGCGCGCGCGGCAGTTTCACGACTCGCTTGGGCGCAGCGGCGGCGACCTCGACCGAGCGGCGGTCGAGCGCGAGATCCGCGACATCATGCAGCTGGCAGCTGACACTCAGGTCGACGACCAGGACGACGCGAGCCGGGAGCTCGGGGATTTTCTGGCATTGGCCGGCGTCGCCGTTGCGGCGGCCGACGGCACCGTCGTGGACGCGGAGCACGACCTGGTCATCGAGCTCGTCGGCCCCGAAGGTCGCCTCTCGGACGGTGCGCTGATCGAGGACCTCGACGACCAGGAGTTCGAGCGGCGAATGCTCGTCGCAGCCGAGAAACTCTGCCTGAAGCTGCCAGTCAGCCGACGCCGACAGATCATGGAAGACCTGGTCGCGATCGCGCTCGCCGACGAGGACCTCGCAGATGCGGAGGTCGAGGTGCTCGGCGCGTGCGCGGTGTGGCTCGGCGTCGACCCGGAGTTCGTTCAGGAGGCGATAGCCCGGCACGGGGCTGCCCTGGGCTGAGCGTGCACACGAGCGCAGGCGACGAACAGGGGCCGCGCGGACTCGTTTGCAATCTCGCCGGAACGTGGGTTTGATCCGCTGACTGAATCGTGCGGCGCCGTCTATTCTACCTGCTCGCGCCACTCTTGATCGGCTGCCGCGGGGGCGCCGAGGCCAGCAACGACCGCCCGCAAACGACGCCGGAGGCCTCTCTGAGCAACGCGCCTGCGCGTGCTGCGCCCGAGAACAGCGCCCCGCCCGCGATGCCGGATGCTGGCCCAGACGCCGCTGAAGAGCGGCCGGATGCGGCAACCTCGCCGGCGCTCAACGTGGTGCTCATCTTGATCGACAGCCTGAGAGCCGACATGCCGTGGGCCGGTTATCGGCGGAAGATCGCCCCACGTCTGACCGAAATCGAGAAGCGCAGCGTGAGTTACACCCGCGCCTATTCACTCTCGAGCGTCACCGCGCGCTCCGTGGCGCCGCTGCTGGTCGGGAAGTATGCCAGTGAAATGCCGCGCAACGGGTACTTCTTCACGCAGTGGTACTCCGACAACCTGTTCCTGGGTGAGCGACTGCAAGCGGCGGGGCATCGCGCGGTCGCGGCCCACGCCCATGCCTACTTCTTCGGCAACGGGATGAAGCAGGGTTTCAGTGACTACAGCGTGCTGCCGGGCACCATCTACAACTCGCCGGAGCCCAAACCGACGAGTGAGCGACTGACGGCCGCCGCCAAGCGGGTCCTGGCGAAAAACGCCGACCCCAGCGGCGCGCGGCGACTGTTCGCCTACTTCCACTACATGGATCCGCACCACGACTACATCGAGCACGACGACGCTCCCGTGTTCGGGGAAGAACCCCGAGACATGTACGATCAGGAGGTCTGGTCGACGGATCGATCGGTCGGCGAGCTGGTGAGCTGGATCCAGAAACAGGCGTGGGGCGCACAGACGGCCATCATCATCAGCGCGGACCACGGAGAGTGTTTCGGCGAGCACGGACAGATCCGACATGGGTACGAGCTGTGGGAGGCGCTGGTCCACGTACCGCTGATGTTTTTGGTGCCCGGAACGACTCCGCATCGGCTGGACGTTCCGCGCAGCCACCTGGACCTTGCCCCGACCATCTTGGAGTTGATGGGGGTGGCCATCGAGCCGCCACTCCGCGGCAAGAGCCTGAGACCCGAGCTCTTCGGCACACTGGGCGAAGCTCGTCCCATCGTGATCGACCTGCCGCGCGACAATCTCCAAGATCGCCGGCGCGCGATCGTCGACGGAGACTTGAAGCTGATCTCGCGCGGCGACGATGAACGCTGGCTGATGTACGACGTGGTTCGCGACCCGAAAGAACGCAAGAACCTGACCGAGACCCGCCCCGACGACTTTCGTCGCATGCGCAAGCTGTACGACCAACTCTCCCGGAGCATTCCGAACGAAGAGGTGCACGGCAACGCGGTGCTGAAGAACGCCCCGCCGGACCGACGCTGGTGAGCTCGCGGCGACCTCGGGCTCGCGCTTTCGATCACCGCGACTGCGCATCGAGCCCCGTCCCGTCAAGGTGGGTCAGC contains:
- a CDS encoding sulfatase-like hydrolase/transferase produces the protein MRRRLFYLLAPLLIGCRGGAEASNDRPQTTPEASLSNAPARAAPENSAPPAMPDAGPDAAEERPDAATSPALNVVLILIDSLRADMPWAGYRRKIAPRLTEIEKRSVSYTRAYSLSSVTARSVAPLLVGKYASEMPRNGYFFTQWYSDNLFLGERLQAAGHRAVAAHAHAYFFGNGMKQGFSDYSVLPGTIYNSPEPKPTSERLTAAAKRVLAKNADPSGARRLFAYFHYMDPHHDYIEHDDAPVFGEEPRDMYDQEVWSTDRSVGELVSWIQKQAWGAQTAIIISADHGECFGEHGQIRHGYELWEALVHVPLMFLVPGTTPHRLDVPRSHLDLAPTILELMGVAIEPPLRGKSLRPELFGTLGEARPIVIDLPRDNLQDRRRAIVDGDLKLISRGDDERWLMYDVVRDPKERKNLTETRPDDFRRMRKLYDQLSRSIPNEEVHGNAVLKNAPPDRRW